The genome window TTGACCTGGACGAGGGCGTCGCGCGGGTCCGTCGCTCAGAGCCCGGTCGGCAAGAATCCGCCAACCCGAATGAGATCGAGTAAGAATCGGCCAGCTTGAATGCGACAGAGTGCCACCGATGTGCCATCGGAGCTGAGATTGTGCTGCGAAATTTGAGACCCTACAACCTGTAGGATCTCGCGGCCCGGGGCACCGCTCGACGCCGTGACCTGCGGCTTCTCTGGTTGTCTCATTGCTTGGCCAATGAGTTCTGTCTCACCACCGCGTCATTTCCTCTGCGGGGATTTTCCTGGCCGCAGCGGCCACGCGTTTCCCGACGCGGGTCAGCTTCACCGTCAGGGCAGCAGGACGACCTTGCCGAGGTTGGCACGGGCTTCGATGATCTCGTGCGCTCGTGCCGCATCAGCCAGCGGAATTTGGGCGTGAACGGCCGGCTGCAACTGCCCGGACAGGGTCAGCTTCCACAGCTCCTCACCATGCTGGTCATAGAGCTCGCGCTGAGTGTCGACAAACCTCGCCATGGTGAGCCCGGTGATGGTTTTCGATCCTGCCAGGAGGTCGAAGGCCGGAACGGTGCCGCCGCCCGAGTTGAAGAAGACGAGTCGCCCGCCGGGTGCAAGGGCGGAGACGGCGCGTGAGAGTAGATCTCCACCGACTCCATCCAGGACGACATCGACTGGCTCCCCCCAGTGCTCGCTGTCGTAGGTCACGATCTCGTCAGCGCCCAGACCGCGGAGGAATTCCGCCTTGGTGTGCGAGCTCACGGCCGCGACGACCCGTCCGATGCCCTGAAGCTTGGCCAGTTGGACCGCGAGATGCCCCACTCCGCTCGCGGCACCCGTGATCAGGACCGACTCGCTCACGAGAGGGCGGGCCGCGGCGAGGGCGGCGAGGGCGACGTGTCCGCTGCGCACCAGCGCGACGGCTTGGATGGCGCTCGCTCCGTCCGGTATGCGGCTCGCCATGAAGCCGGGGGCGATTGCCTGTTCGGAATACGAGCCGCCGCTGAAAGTGAGCGACGTGATGCGGTCGCCGACCTCGAAATCCGTCACGTCCGGGCCGAGTGCGATCACCGTTCCGGCGACCTCGCCTCCAAGGACTCCCGGTAGCGGCGTCCTGCCGCCTTCGCCGCGAACCTTGCGCACGGAGGGAAGAGTCACACCGATGGCTTCCGTGCGGACCAACAGTTCCCCCGGGCCGGGCTTAGGGGCCTCCGCATCTTCGACGCGGAGCACTTCCGGACCGCCGTACTCATAAAAACGAACCCGCCGCATGCACACCTCCAGGTCATTGGGAGACCCAACGATACCGAAGGATCATAGGGAACCCCAATGATTTTCTGGTTAGTCTGGCCCCATGTCCGACACCACCCGCGCTCCCGCCCGTATCCGCTCCCTCCCCAGCTGGCTCCTGGGTCGCGCCGCAGCTCGGGGACACCGGCTCGTCGCCGAAGCCCTCGCTCAGGTGGGCATGCGGATGATGCACCATGCCGTCCTATCGGCAGTCGCCGAACTGGGACCCGTATCGCAGGCCGAGCTGGGCCGCAGCCTGAGCATCGATCCCAAGGACATGGTCGCGATCCTCAACGACCTCCAGAACGATGGCCTCGTGACCCGAGCGCCGGACGCCAAGGACCGTCGCAAGAACGCCATCACCCTCTCGCCGAGCGGGAAACGTCGCCTGCTTCAGACGGAGAAACTGGGCCGTGAGGCGAACGATGAGCTGACCGCTGTCTTGACGCCTGCCGAGCGGACCCAGCTCATGGGTCTCCTCGCGCGCATAGTCCAGCAGGAAGAGCCCTGCGCTGAAACCGGCCCAGGTGGCGAATAGCAGCTCGTCACGCATGCCGGGAAGACAGCGAGGCAGCCGTCCCACC of Streptomyces sp. NBC_01363 contains these proteins:
- a CDS encoding zinc-binding dehydrogenase → MRRVRFYEYGGPEVLRVEDAEAPKPGPGELLVRTEAIGVTLPSVRKVRGEGGRTPLPGVLGGEVAGTVIALGPDVTDFEVGDRITSLTFSGGSYSEQAIAPGFMASRIPDGASAIQAVALVRSGHVALAALAAARPLVSESVLITGAASGVGHLAVQLAKLQGIGRVVAAVSSHTKAEFLRGLGADEIVTYDSEHWGEPVDVVLDGVGGDLLSRAVSALAPGGRLVFFNSGGGTVPAFDLLAGSKTITGLTMARFVDTQRELYDQHGEELWKLTLSGQLQPAVHAQIPLADAARAHEIIEARANLGKVVLLP
- a CDS encoding MarR family winged helix-turn-helix transcriptional regulator codes for the protein MSDTTRAPARIRSLPSWLLGRAAARGHRLVAEALAQVGMRMMHHAVLSAVAELGPVSQAELGRSLSIDPKDMVAILNDLQNDGLVTRAPDAKDRRKNAITLSPSGKRRLLQTEKLGREANDELTAVLTPAERTQLMGLLARIVQQEEPCAETGPGGE